A single window of Cetobacterium ceti DNA harbors:
- a CDS encoding dsRNA-binding motif domain-containing protein, with protein MFEIIVKMNDIEYSYGIFTNKKEAERVMRKLYESEDFDKETEIWID; from the coding sequence ATGTTTGAAATTATTGTAAAAATGAATGATATTGAATATTCCTATGGAATATTTACAAACAAAAAAGAAGCAGAAAGAGTAATGAGAAAACTTTATGAATCAGAAGATTTTGATAAAGAAACTGAAATATGGATTGATTAA
- a CDS encoding JAB domain-containing protein yields MRKILDFLKCKDIDEVIERMKSYEINEEIEEFRELMDTITKGNLNKKDLVTVKGKTELLEYLRGNIGFKNTEEFKVIFLNSSNYLVGEETLFRGTVDRSIVYPRLIIEKALKYPTKGIIFAHNHPSGNFTPSRKDIDLTKDLEDLLRKIDIKIIDHIILTEENYYSFYENGLIDY; encoded by the coding sequence ATGAGAAAAATTTTAGATTTTTTAAAATGTAAAGATATAGATGAGGTTATTGAAAGAATGAAATCTTATGAGATAAATGAAGAAATAGAAGAATTTAGAGAATTAATGGATACAATAACAAAAGGAAATTTAAACAAAAAAGATTTGGTTACAGTTAAAGGAAAAACAGAGCTTTTAGAATATTTAAGAGGAAATATAGGATTTAAAAATACAGAGGAGTTTAAGGTTATATTCTTAAACTCCTCTAATTATTTAGTTGGAGAAGAAACTTTATTTAGAGGAACAGTAGATAGAAGTATAGTTTATCCTAGACTAATAATAGAAAAAGCGCTTAAATATCCCACTAAAGGAATTATATTTGCCCATAATCATCCTAGTGGGAATTTTACTCCAAGTAGGAAAGATATAGATTTAACTAAAGATTTAGAAGACTTATTAAGAAAAATAGATATTAAAATAATAGATCATATTATTTTAACTGAAGAAAATTATTATAGTTTTTATGAAAATGGTCTTATTGATTATTAA